The following proteins are co-located in the Bordetella bronchialis genome:
- the tcuB gene encoding tricarballylate utilization 4Fe-4S protein TcuB, translated as MKETPVKFVRAQAPTTENETEVARVMQICNACRYCEGFCAVFPAMTRRLEFGKADVNYLANLCHNCGACLYACQYAPPHEFGVNVPQAMAKVRVQTYTDYAWPAALGTLYKRNGLTVSLATAAMLALFLVLAMASTGSLIHAPLAGNFYAIFPHNLLALLFGVVFLFAILALGIGVTRFWRNVSPGKASGPAVAEAAHDALRLRYLDGGHGKGCNENDDAFTLARRRFHHFTFYGFMLCFAATCVATLYHYLLDYHAPYPFFSAPVVLGTLGGIGLVIGPAGLLWLNLRRHPEQGDVAQRPMDRGFIVLLLLISVTGLALLAGRDTGAMGLLLSIHLGTVMALFLTLPYGKFAHGIYRSAALLKWNIEKRQPNSLQLGSD; from the coding sequence ATGAAGGAAACCCCGGTGAAGTTCGTGCGCGCGCAGGCGCCGACCACCGAGAACGAAACCGAAGTCGCCCGCGTCATGCAGATCTGCAACGCCTGCCGCTACTGCGAGGGCTTCTGCGCGGTGTTTCCCGCCATGACGCGCCGCCTGGAGTTCGGCAAGGCCGACGTCAATTACCTGGCCAATCTGTGCCACAACTGCGGGGCCTGTCTGTACGCCTGCCAGTACGCGCCGCCGCATGAGTTCGGCGTCAACGTGCCGCAGGCCATGGCCAAGGTGCGGGTGCAGACCTACACCGATTACGCCTGGCCGGCGGCCCTGGGCACGCTGTACAAGCGCAACGGCCTGACGGTATCGCTGGCCACCGCCGCCATGCTGGCCTTGTTCCTGGTGCTGGCCATGGCGTCGACGGGTTCGTTGATCCATGCCCCCCTGGCGGGCAACTTCTACGCCATCTTCCCGCACAATCTGCTGGCCCTGCTGTTCGGGGTGGTCTTCCTGTTCGCCATCCTGGCGCTGGGCATAGGCGTGACGCGCTTCTGGCGCAATGTGTCGCCGGGCAAGGCAAGCGGGCCGGCGGTGGCCGAGGCCGCGCACGACGCCCTGCGGCTGCGCTACCTGGACGGCGGCCACGGCAAGGGTTGCAATGAGAACGACGACGCGTTCACGCTGGCGCGCCGCCGCTTCCATCACTTCACCTTTTACGGCTTCATGCTGTGCTTCGCGGCGACCTGCGTCGCCACGCTGTACCACTACCTGCTGGACTACCACGCGCCTTATCCCTTCTTCAGCGCGCCGGTCGTGCTGGGCACGCTGGGCGGCATCGGCCTGGTGATCGGCCCGGCGGGCCTGCTGTGGCTGAACCTGCGCCGCCATCCGGAGCAGGGCGACGTGGCCCAGCGGCCCATGGACCGGGGGTTCATCGTGCTGCTGCTGCTGATATCGGTGACCGGCCTGGCCCTGCTGGCGGGCCGCGACACCGGGGCGATGGGCCTGCTGCTGTCCATACACCTGGGTACCGTGATGGCGCTGTTCCTGACGCTGCCATACGGCAAGTTCGCGCACGGCATCTACCGCAGCGCGGCGCTGCTGAAGTGGAATATCGAGAAGCGGCAGCCGAATTCGCTGCAACTCGGTTCGGACTGA
- a CDS encoding cation:proton antiporter — MIEAVWYVLVGGLLIAMALARNVIARLPVTGAMIYLAVGFALGPGGVGLLDVDIYRDTHALRAITEAGLIVALFAIGLHLRAPLGHRLWSPPFRLALPAMVVTIAIMAAAAHLWLGYAWGPALLQAAALAPTDPVLASELRPREAGDDDPLRFSLSGEGGANDGAAYPFALLGIILCTMPAGGIEAPWKLAAELVWGVVAAVGIGWVMGTYTEILVARLRIRYAKALGFEGFLALGLMAACYGLTLLAHGYGFLAVFCAGVALRRREMQATGEATPSETLHDVPRGERRQAAKDPELAHAYLAESMMAFSVEMERIVELALMLLVGSVISAHWREMLGWAPLAMIALLFFVARPVAVQAAMAGTDAPWRERLVASWLGFRGVGTFFYLLFGLEHAPEQVKPLMPILLGAITVSVFVHGISALPVLTWYYREKPVEE, encoded by the coding sequence ATGATAGAAGCGGTCTGGTACGTGCTGGTGGGCGGCCTGCTGATCGCCATGGCGCTGGCGCGCAATGTGATCGCACGGCTGCCCGTGACCGGCGCCATGATCTACCTGGCGGTCGGATTCGCCCTCGGCCCCGGGGGCGTCGGCCTGCTGGACGTGGACATATACCGCGACACCCATGCCCTGCGGGCGATCACCGAAGCCGGCTTGATCGTCGCCCTGTTCGCCATCGGGCTGCACCTGCGGGCGCCACTGGGCCACCGGCTATGGTCGCCGCCCTTTCGCCTGGCCTTGCCGGCAATGGTGGTCACCATCGCCATCATGGCGGCCGCCGCGCATTTATGGCTGGGCTACGCATGGGGACCCGCATTGCTGCAGGCCGCCGCCCTGGCCCCCACCGACCCCGTCCTGGCCAGCGAGCTGCGCCCAAGGGAGGCGGGCGACGACGATCCGCTGCGGTTTTCCCTGTCCGGCGAAGGCGGCGCCAACGATGGCGCGGCCTATCCTTTCGCGCTGCTGGGCATCATCCTGTGCACGATGCCGGCGGGCGGGATCGAAGCACCCTGGAAGCTGGCCGCCGAGCTGGTATGGGGTGTCGTCGCGGCGGTCGGGATCGGCTGGGTCATGGGAACGTATACGGAGATCCTGGTCGCGCGGCTGCGCATCCGCTATGCGAAGGCGCTGGGTTTCGAGGGCTTCCTGGCGCTGGGCCTGATGGCCGCCTGCTATGGCCTGACGCTGCTGGCGCACGGCTATGGTTTCCTGGCGGTGTTCTGCGCGGGCGTGGCGCTGCGCCGCCGCGAAATGCAGGCCACGGGCGAAGCGACGCCCAGCGAAACGCTGCACGATGTGCCGCGCGGCGAGCGCCGCCAGGCCGCCAAGGATCCCGAGCTGGCGCATGCCTATCTGGCCGAGTCCATGATGGCCTTCTCCGTCGAAATGGAGCGCATCGTCGAGCTGGCGCTGATGCTGCTCGTGGGCAGCGTGATTTCCGCGCACTGGCGCGAAATGCTGGGCTGGGCGCCGCTGGCCATGATCGCGCTGCTGTTCTTCGTGGCCAGGCCCGTGGCCGTGCAGGCCGCGATGGCGGGCACCGATGCGCCGTGGCGCGAACGGCTGGTCGCCTCCTGGCTGGGATTCCGCGGCGTGGGCACTTTTTTTTATCTGCTTTTCGGCCTGGAACACGCGCCGGAGCAGGTCAAGCCCCTGATGCCTATCCTGCTCGGCGCCATCACCGTATCGGTATTCGTGCACGGCATTTCGGCCCTGCCCGTGCTGACCTGGTACTACCGCGAAAAACCGGTAGAGGAATGA
- a CDS encoding TetR/AcrR family transcriptional regulator, with translation MRKSREETARTRERIIAAAGHEFRRNGIAATGLAGLMSAAGLTHGGFYKHFSSKDELVAEACGKSINGTLDDLVERVAAEPPERRLRAFLAAYLSAAHRDHPENGCGLAALGSELGRAGDATRAAVTRAFERMVDIIVQYLPAPQAPDARARARTIMAALVGTVAMARAIDDPALSDRLLEDAQDSLAAMAGPPAG, from the coding sequence ATGCGAAAATCCCGCGAAGAAACCGCCCGCACCCGCGAACGCATCATTGCCGCGGCGGGACATGAATTCCGCCGCAACGGCATTGCCGCCACCGGACTGGCCGGGCTCATGAGCGCCGCCGGCCTGACGCACGGCGGCTTCTACAAGCACTTTTCCTCCAAGGATGAGCTGGTCGCGGAGGCCTGCGGAAAATCCATCAATGGAACGCTGGACGACCTGGTCGAGCGCGTGGCCGCGGAGCCGCCGGAACGCCGGCTGCGGGCCTTCCTGGCCGCCTATCTGTCGGCGGCGCACCGCGACCACCCGGAAAACGGCTGCGGGCTGGCCGCGCTGGGCAGCGAACTGGGCCGGGCCGGCGATGCAACCCGGGCGGCCGTCACCCGGGCGTTCGAACGCATGGTGGACATCATCGTCCAGTACCTGCCGGCGCCACAAGCGCCGGACGCGCGCGCACGGGCCCGCACGATCATGGCGGCCCTGGTCGGCACCGTCGCCATGGCCCGCGCGATCGACGATCCCGCGCTGTCGGACCGCCTGCTGGAGGACGCGCAGGACTCCCTGGCCGCCATGGCGGGGCCGCCGGCGGGCTGA
- a CDS encoding SDR family oxidoreductase: MEIKGHVALVTGANRGLGKAIAQALLQAGAAKVYAAARDPASVDLPGVVPVALDVTDPASVRAAAERCGDVDIVINNAGISLPGPALGDDAPARIRSLFDVNFFGVLNVSSAFAPILARNGGGAFVNVLSVLSWVVIEGSTLYSASKAAAWALTNGMRRELKDRNIHVTGVHVGYMDTDMVKRIDAPKTSPAVAAEKIVAAIRADQPELLIDELSRTVKGSLSLDTPAYLQ; this comes from the coding sequence ATGGAAATCAAAGGACACGTGGCGCTGGTAACGGGCGCCAACCGCGGTTTGGGCAAGGCGATCGCCCAGGCCCTGCTGCAGGCCGGCGCCGCCAAGGTATATGCGGCCGCGCGCGATCCCGCCAGCGTCGATCTGCCCGGCGTCGTGCCGGTCGCGCTGGACGTGACGGACCCCGCCAGCGTGCGCGCGGCGGCGGAGCGCTGCGGCGACGTGGACATCGTCATCAACAATGCCGGCATCTCGCTGCCCGGTCCCGCGCTGGGCGACGATGCGCCGGCGCGCATCCGCAGCCTGTTCGACGTCAATTTCTTCGGCGTCCTGAATGTCAGCAGCGCCTTCGCGCCCATCCTCGCCCGCAATGGCGGCGGCGCCTTCGTGAACGTGCTGTCCGTGCTGAGCTGGGTCGTGATCGAAGGCTCGACGCTTTACAGCGCCTCGAAGGCGGCGGCCTGGGCCCTGACCAACGGCATGCGCCGGGAGCTCAAGGACCGGAACATCCACGTCACGGGCGTGCATGTGGGCTATATGGACACCGACATGGTCAAGCGCATCGATGCGCCCAAGACCTCGCCGGCCGTGGCCGCCGAGAAGATCGTCGCCGCCATCCGCGCGGACCAGCCCGAGCTGCTGATCGACGAGCTGAGCCGCACGGTGAAGGGTTCGCTGAGCCTGGACACGCCCGCGTACCTGCAATGA
- a CDS encoding IclR family transcriptional regulator, with product MDKTLLKGLMVLEAVTEVDHRPRTIEELAARVGLTRSNTHRTLQTLAHAGYIVKDDASGEYRATVRLFELGARQLAQLDVRKLAQPAMRRLAEHSGETVHLSLLDGIEVVYIDKIDSAQPVRAYSYIGGRAPAYAVATGKVLLAHQPEGYIARYAGVLQAHTPKTIVTLDALEEEMRKIRRQGHAINRGEWRATVGGVAVAIFNGLGQPIAALGISGPLERLTAARMRELAPTVAARASEVSELMGHRAPGG from the coding sequence ATGGACAAGACGCTATTGAAGGGGCTGATGGTGCTCGAGGCCGTGACCGAGGTGGACCACCGGCCGCGCACCATCGAAGAACTGGCCGCCCGGGTGGGACTGACGCGCAGCAATACGCACCGCACCCTGCAGACGCTGGCGCATGCCGGCTATATCGTGAAGGACGACGCCAGCGGCGAATACCGCGCGACGGTACGCCTGTTCGAGCTCGGCGCGCGCCAGCTGGCCCAGCTGGACGTGCGCAAGCTGGCGCAGCCCGCGATGCGGCGCCTGGCCGAGCATTCGGGCGAGACCGTGCACCTGTCGCTGCTGGACGGCATCGAGGTCGTCTACATCGACAAGATAGACAGCGCGCAGCCGGTGCGCGCCTATTCGTACATCGGCGGCCGGGCGCCGGCTTATGCAGTGGCCACCGGCAAGGTGCTGCTGGCGCACCAGCCGGAAGGCTATATCGCCCGCTACGCCGGCGTGCTGCAAGCCCACACGCCCAAGACCATCGTGACCCTGGACGCGCTGGAAGAAGAAATGCGCAAAATACGCCGCCAGGGCCATGCCATCAATCGGGGCGAGTGGCGGGCCACCGTGGGCGGCGTGGCGGTCGCCATTTTCAATGGCCTGGGGCAGCCCATCGCCGCGCTGGGCATATCGGGGCCCCTGGAGCGGCTGACCGCCGCCCGCATGCGTGAACTGGCGCCCACCGTGGCCGCTCGCGCCAGCGAGGTCTCCGAGCTCATGGGGCACCGGGCGCCCGGCGGCTGA
- a CDS encoding TauD/TfdA family dioxygenase, translated as MGAIERILTENHGDAAQVRDTPFQGPIVWRRETLAPDDGIVALDAGCRRELDELVETLRRNPLATPLLQLEDFDLPACRAMMTRARGVLEHGVGFVIIDKLPMDDYTVDEARAVYWLLSQMVSRPVAQSWDGKVIYDVRDLGKPPGNGVRPDITNAEQNFHTDNSYNLYPPDYVALLCLRPAMEGGISSIVSFYSVYNEMLASHPDLVERLFQPYLFDRQREHAPDDARLISHPLFQTREGRTLCRLSHRHVVTGYAMAGQDMDEMTKAALFTLEAIMMEPRWSREFFFEAGQIQIVDNTRLGHRRTAFVDYPEEDRKRHLVRLWLRNHGRRFYNG; from the coding sequence ATGGGCGCCATCGAACGCATCCTTACCGAAAACCACGGCGACGCCGCGCAGGTGCGCGACACGCCGTTCCAGGGCCCCATCGTGTGGCGCCGCGAGACGCTGGCGCCGGACGACGGCATCGTCGCGCTGGACGCCGGCTGCCGCCGGGAGCTGGACGAACTCGTCGAAACGCTGCGCCGCAACCCGCTGGCCACGCCGCTGCTGCAGCTGGAGGACTTCGACCTGCCCGCCTGCCGCGCCATGATGACCCGCGCGCGCGGCGTACTCGAACACGGAGTGGGCTTCGTCATCATCGACAAGCTGCCCATGGACGACTACACCGTCGACGAGGCCCGCGCGGTGTACTGGCTGCTATCGCAGATGGTGTCGCGGCCGGTCGCGCAAAGCTGGGACGGCAAGGTGATCTACGACGTACGCGACCTGGGCAAGCCGCCGGGCAACGGCGTGCGGCCCGACATCACCAATGCGGAACAGAACTTCCATACCGACAACAGCTATAACCTTTATCCCCCCGACTATGTGGCGCTGCTGTGCCTGCGCCCCGCCATGGAAGGCGGCATCAGCAGCATCGTCAGCTTCTATTCGGTCTACAACGAAATGCTGGCCTCGCATCCGGACCTGGTGGAGCGGCTCTTCCAGCCCTACCTGTTCGACCGCCAGCGCGAGCACGCGCCGGACGACGCCAGGCTGATCAGCCATCCCCTGTTCCAGACCCGCGAAGGCCGCACCCTGTGCCGGCTGTCGCACCGGCATGTGGTCACGGGATACGCCATGGCCGGCCAGGACATGGACGAAATGACCAAGGCGGCCCTGTTCACGCTCGAGGCCATCATGATGGAGCCGCGCTGGTCGCGCGAATTCTTCTTCGAGGCCGGCCAGATCCAGATCGTGGACAACACGCGCCTGGGCCACCGCCGCACGGCCTTTGTCGACTATCCGGAGGAAGACCGCAAGCGGCACCTGGTACGGTTGTGGCTGCGCAACCACGGACGGCGGTTCTATAACGGCTGA
- a CDS encoding LysR family transcriptional regulator, whose amino-acid sequence MHIRQLETFIRIVDTGSFAGAAHAMHTTQSTISARMRELEGALGVPLFDRSGHRAVLTPRGRALLERARQVVGLAADIVRDIGDARAAGGVIRMGVAGLVAMTWLPRLMAALRRRFPAVTVQLEIALTTPLVERLASGELDLAIATGPVQGSRLECLPLGHDEFVWMAPPAMRLPRHALTPAELASRPVLGLSQASHHYPVIEQWFSAGQASYQPVVSCSNVRVLADLTMAGLGVSLLPLRSCRKELEAGELRIIKTRPALPPVEFVALYKRDVLDPLVGAIAELARETSEFPSLAAGLASPAAARATSSRSRARRRPARPPSTS is encoded by the coding sequence ATGCACATACGCCAGCTGGAGACCTTTATCCGCATTGTCGATACCGGCAGCTTCGCCGGCGCGGCGCACGCCATGCACACGACGCAGTCGACGATCTCCGCGCGGATGCGCGAACTGGAAGGCGCCCTGGGCGTGCCGCTGTTCGACCGCAGCGGCCATCGCGCCGTGCTGACGCCGCGCGGCCGCGCGCTGCTGGAGCGGGCGCGGCAGGTGGTCGGCCTGGCCGCCGATATCGTGCGCGACATCGGCGACGCCCGGGCGGCCGGCGGCGTCATCCGCATGGGCGTGGCGGGCCTGGTGGCGATGACCTGGTTGCCGCGCCTGATGGCGGCGTTGCGCCGGCGGTTCCCGGCCGTGACGGTGCAGCTGGAGATCGCGCTGACCACGCCGCTGGTGGAGCGCCTGGCCAGCGGCGAACTGGACCTGGCCATCGCCACGGGGCCGGTGCAAGGCAGCCGCCTGGAATGCCTGCCGCTGGGCCATGACGAGTTCGTCTGGATGGCGCCGCCGGCGATGCGCCTGCCGCGCCACGCGCTGACCCCGGCCGAACTGGCGAGCCGGCCGGTGCTGGGCCTGTCGCAGGCCTCGCATCATTACCCCGTGATCGAACAGTGGTTCAGCGCCGGGCAGGCGTCCTACCAGCCGGTGGTGTCGTGCAGCAATGTGCGCGTGCTGGCGGACCTGACCATGGCGGGCCTGGGCGTCAGCCTGCTGCCCCTGCGTTCCTGCCGCAAGGAGCTGGAAGCCGGGGAACTGCGCATCATAAAGACCCGGCCGGCCCTGCCGCCGGTGGAATTCGTCGCCCTGTACAAGCGCGACGTACTGGACCCGCTGGTCGGCGCCATCGCCGAGCTGGCCCGCGAAACCAGCGAGTTTCCCTCCCTGGCGGCGGGCCTGGCGTCGCCGGCGGCGGCGCGCGCTACTTCTTCGCGATCTCGCGCCCGCCGGCGGCCTGCACGACCGCCGTCCACTTCTTGA
- a CDS encoding Bug family tripartite tricarboxylate transporter substrate binding protein: MHHHWRTLAGTLVLALCAAAGPAHAQADNWPARPIKLVVPFPPGGASDAAGRIYAQYLTDKLGQPVVVENRAGAGGEIGADHVAKSDPDGYTLLLGALGSHSIHAALGESPYDLGKAFVGVSMASTVPMVVAVNSKVPVKSVHELVALAKQKPGQLTFGSAGPGTPQQMAVELFKADTHTNLMHVPYKGSGPSVAALLGGQVDLVFETLPALQGNINGGRIRVLAVTSAKRSPSMPDLPTLQEEGVRGYDVTNAYAVLAPARTPQPVVDKLAAAMKAVGAMPEVQQKFRQQGAEAVTTTPDETTRMLQAELKKWTAVVQAAGGREIAKK; the protein is encoded by the coding sequence ATGCATCACCACTGGCGTACCCTCGCAGGCACCCTCGTGCTTGCCCTATGCGCGGCCGCGGGTCCCGCGCACGCGCAAGCCGACAACTGGCCGGCGCGGCCCATCAAGCTGGTCGTCCCCTTCCCGCCCGGCGGCGCCAGCGACGCCGCCGGCCGCATCTACGCGCAATACCTGACCGACAAGCTGGGCCAGCCCGTGGTGGTGGAAAACCGCGCCGGCGCCGGCGGTGAAATCGGCGCGGACCACGTCGCCAAATCCGACCCGGACGGCTACACCCTGCTGCTGGGCGCGCTGGGCAGCCATTCCATCCATGCGGCACTGGGCGAAAGCCCGTACGACCTGGGCAAGGCCTTTGTCGGCGTGTCCATGGCCTCGACCGTGCCCATGGTCGTCGCCGTCAATAGCAAGGTCCCCGTGAAGTCCGTCCACGAACTGGTGGCGCTGGCCAAACAGAAGCCGGGCCAGCTCACTTTCGGTTCCGCCGGGCCGGGCACGCCGCAGCAGATGGCCGTCGAGCTCTTCAAGGCCGACACGCATACCAATCTGATGCACGTGCCCTACAAGGGCAGCGGCCCTTCGGTGGCCGCGCTTTTGGGCGGCCAGGTGGACCTGGTGTTCGAGACCCTGCCCGCCTTGCAGGGCAATATCAACGGCGGCCGCATCCGGGTGCTGGCCGTGACCAGCGCCAAGCGCTCGCCCAGCATGCCCGACCTGCCCACGCTGCAGGAAGAAGGCGTGCGCGGCTACGATGTGACCAACGCCTACGCCGTGCTGGCGCCGGCACGCACGCCCCAGCCGGTCGTCGACAAGCTGGCCGCCGCGATGAAGGCCGTCGGCGCCATGCCGGAGGTGCAGCAGAAGTTCCGCCAGCAAGGCGCCGAGGCGGTCACCACCACGCCGGACGAGACCACGCGCATGCTGCAGGCCGAACTCAAGAAGTGGACGGCGGTCGTGCAGGCCGCCGGCGGGCGCGAGATCGCGAAGAAGTAG
- a CDS encoding class I adenylate-forming enzyme family protein has translation MHPDHHDTSLPAALRDRWRDPAWAARPALVHDEDTLTYAGLSRRVGALAGWLRQRGVPRGACIGLAMERSPAQVLALLAALAAGACPCPLEPRISAEETRRRVNAVGLSWLLHDPAHAALAGACGLAEGRVLDWSARDENAAPGWDTDVAPGDPALLLFTSGSTGQPKGVLLNHRGLLCNARGVALHTRLRQDDRLLHVMPLHHTNAINNQILAPLYAGAAVALGGRFRAEDMPGLMARHRPTIITGVPTMYARMLDLSFDPGDLARLRFARCGSAPITEALHRRIEDFLGCPLVVSYGLSEATCTSTMNPPHARRIGTVGTVLPGQTVFLRRPDGSVAGPGAEGEICIAGDNLMTGYLGAADPGIHGGVLRTGDLGRFDADGYLSITGRIKDVIIRGGENISPSLIERALAAMPTVAACAVVGGPHADLGEVPVAFVVGRGGAIDEAALRGEMLRVLGRIYVPERIIAVDALPENAVGKVDRSALAARLRAAPA, from the coding sequence GTGCATCCAGACCACCACGACACCAGCCTGCCGGCGGCGCTGCGCGACCGCTGGCGCGATCCCGCGTGGGCCGCGCGGCCTGCCCTGGTCCACGATGAAGACACGCTGACGTACGCCGGACTGTCCCGACGGGTCGGCGCCCTGGCCGGATGGCTGCGCCAGCGCGGCGTCCCGCGCGGGGCCTGCATCGGACTGGCGATGGAGCGCTCCCCCGCGCAGGTCCTCGCGCTGCTGGCGGCGCTGGCGGCCGGCGCCTGCCCCTGTCCGCTGGAGCCCCGCATCTCGGCGGAGGAAACGCGCCGGCGCGTAAACGCCGTCGGCCTGTCCTGGCTGCTGCACGATCCCGCGCATGCCGCGCTCGCCGGCGCCTGCGGGCTGGCCGAAGGACGCGTGCTGGACTGGAGCGCCCGCGACGAGAACGCCGCGCCCGGCTGGGACACGGACGTGGCGCCCGGCGATCCGGCGCTGCTGCTGTTCACCTCCGGCAGTACCGGCCAACCCAAGGGCGTGCTGCTCAACCACCGCGGGCTGCTGTGCAACGCGCGCGGCGTGGCCCTGCATACCCGGTTGCGGCAGGACGACCGCCTGCTGCACGTGATGCCCCTGCATCACACCAACGCCATCAACAACCAGATATTGGCGCCCTTGTATGCCGGCGCCGCCGTGGCCCTGGGCGGGCGCTTCCGGGCCGAGGACATGCCCGGCCTGATGGCGCGGCACCGGCCCACCATCATCACCGGCGTGCCTACCATGTATGCGCGCATGCTGGATCTCTCCTTCGACCCCGGCGACCTGGCGCGCCTGCGCTTCGCCCGCTGCGGCTCGGCGCCCATCACCGAGGCCCTGCACCGGCGCATCGAGGATTTCCTGGGCTGCCCGCTGGTCGTCTCCTATGGCTTGTCCGAAGCCACCTGCACCTCCACGATGAACCCGCCGCACGCCCGCCGCATCGGCACCGTGGGAACGGTACTGCCGGGCCAGACGGTATTCCTGCGGCGGCCGGACGGCAGCGTGGCCGGTCCCGGCGCCGAAGGGGAGATCTGCATCGCCGGAGACAACCTGATGACGGGCTATCTGGGCGCGGCCGATCCCGGCATCCATGGCGGCGTGCTGCGCACCGGGGACCTTGGCCGCTTCGACGCCGACGGCTATCTCAGCATCACCGGCCGCATCAAGGACGTGATCATTCGCGGCGGCGAGAACATCTCGCCCTCCCTGATCGAACGCGCGCTGGCCGCGATGCCCACCGTCGCCGCGTGCGCCGTGGTGGGCGGCCCGCATGCCGATCTGGGAGAGGTGCCGGTGGCCTTCGTGGTCGGCCGCGGCGGCGCCATCGATGAAGCGGCGCTGCGCGGTGAAATGCTGCGCGTGCTGGGGCGCATCTACGTGCCGGAACGCATCATCGCCGTCGACGCCCTGCCGGAGAACGCCGTGGGCAAGGTAGACCGCAGCGCCCTGGCCGCGCGCCTGCGCGCCGCACCCGCATGA
- a CDS encoding CoA-transferase subunit beta, whose amino-acid sequence MRENWSAFSYIAINLARFIRPDEITFSGVNSTFPMLACLLAKQAYDWDFVYINVAGGVDPRPSHVPLSSSDPVLAEHSASIFANEDFYDLCTRGRMDLTFLGAAQIDGNGCANNSSIGDWHRPKVRLPGGGGGAVMLPTARRACTWRTEHSTRTFVRKLDFMTSWGGFHGVVTPIAVFVKRDGRLALQSWHPESSLDEVRARTAFEFDATGAAPTAPPTARESAALRALDPDGQFERDAAVTLR is encoded by the coding sequence ATGCGTGAAAACTGGTCCGCCTTTTCCTACATCGCGATCAACCTGGCGCGCTTCATCCGCCCCGACGAGATCACCTTCAGCGGCGTCAATTCCACCTTCCCCATGCTGGCCTGCCTGCTGGCCAAGCAGGCCTACGACTGGGACTTCGTCTATATCAACGTGGCCGGCGGCGTGGACCCGCGGCCCTCGCATGTGCCCTTGTCCAGTTCCGATCCGGTATTGGCGGAGCATTCGGCCTCGATTTTCGCCAACGAGGACTTCTACGACCTGTGCACGCGCGGACGCATGGACCTGACCTTCCTGGGCGCGGCGCAGATAGACGGCAACGGCTGCGCCAATAACTCCAGCATCGGCGACTGGCACCGGCCCAAGGTGCGCCTGCCCGGCGGCGGCGGCGGCGCCGTCATGCTGCCGACGGCGCGGCGCGCCTGCACCTGGCGTACCGAGCACTCCACCCGCACCTTCGTGCGCAAGCTGGATTTCATGACGTCCTGGGGCGGCTTTCACGGCGTGGTCACGCCCATCGCGGTGTTCGTCAAGCGCGATGGGCGGCTGGCACTGCAGTCCTGGCATCCGGAGTCCAGCCTGGACGAAGTGCGCGCCCGCACGGCCTTCGAATTCGACGCCACCGGCGCCGCGCCGACGGCCCCGCCGACCGCCAGGGAAAGCGCCGCCTTGCGCGCGCTGGATCCGGACGGCCAGTTCGAACGCGACGCGGCCGTGACGCTGCGCTGA
- a CDS encoding CoA transferase subunit A: MGSGFNANPKQRSLAELAALIPDGASVALGGSFLHRGPFALVRELIRQGRRDLELIKQSPGYDVDILCRAGVLRRVRAGIVAMEGNFGLAPGYRKAVEQGKVELEEHACASLTAGLRAAAYGVPFMPCGGLHGSDLPALNRWACLDDPYGSGAKTWVIPAIRPDFAVIHASEVDAKGNVRVRGTYHWDRIMSRAAGSVLVVAERMVDSAVFEREPEATVVPYFMVQALAVVPRGAWPGSCWPDYAIDYPAVERYMDTSRGLDAHMAEAPEIRETVHA, from the coding sequence ATGGGATCCGGCTTCAATGCAAACCCCAAACAGCGCAGCCTGGCGGAACTGGCGGCGCTGATTCCCGACGGCGCATCGGTCGCCCTGGGCGGCAGCTTCCTACATCGGGGGCCCTTCGCGCTGGTGCGCGAACTCATACGCCAGGGCCGCCGCGACCTGGAATTGATCAAGCAGTCGCCGGGCTACGACGTCGACATCCTGTGCCGCGCGGGCGTATTGCGCCGCGTACGCGCCGGCATCGTCGCCATGGAGGGCAACTTCGGGCTGGCGCCGGGTTACCGCAAGGCCGTCGAACAGGGCAAGGTCGAGCTGGAGGAACATGCCTGCGCCAGCCTGACCGCCGGCCTGCGCGCCGCCGCCTACGGCGTGCCTTTCATGCCCTGCGGCGGCCTGCACGGCAGCGACCTGCCCGCGCTCAACCGCTGGGCCTGCCTGGACGACCCCTACGGCAGCGGCGCCAAGACCTGGGTGATCCCCGCCATCCGCCCCGACTTCGCCGTCATACACGCCAGCGAAGTCGACGCCAAGGGCAATGTGCGCGTGCGCGGCACCTATCACTGGGACCGCATCATGAGCCGCGCCGCGGGCAGCGTGCTGGTCGTGGCCGAGCGCATGGTGGACAGCGCGGTCTTCGAGCGCGAACCGGAGGCGACGGTGGTCCCCTATTTCATGGTCCAGGCGCTGGCCGTGGTGCCGCGGGGCGCGTGGCCGGGATCCTGCTGGCCGGACTATGCCATCGACTATCCGGCGGTGGAACGCTATATGGACACCAGCCGCGGCCTGGATGCCCATATGGCCGAAGCGCCGGAAATCCGGGAGACCGTCCATGCGTGA